One stretch of Terriglobales bacterium DNA includes these proteins:
- a CDS encoding carboxypeptidase-like regulatory domain-containing protein → MHHKMRLVPLLVIVWSMTASALPREGSIAGTVRNSSGVPQMGATVEILAGAVPAMTVFTDDHGRYAASQLPPGNYQVKVTDASFLPSLRENVILHSGAKLIINITLNTLFEAIATLPVRTRTSQDDDDWKWTLRSTANRPILRVFDDGPLVVVSKSGNQNDRVLKARVAFVAGASNDGLGSAADEATSFRVEKSIFSNGTLTFNGNMGRAANWNSSPTVLHASYKHQTADGHAPEISFTMRRFGVVDSDDQQAALQALALTLSDSMQVMDFAEISYGAEYQTIQYLGKNASFRPFGTLDVHLSPDMVVEYRYATSIPNTRAAKGFDTAPTDLSESGPRITATNFTSHLEDARHQEISISRRYGKNRFQVAAYSDRINNTALLGLGNADSALGDGNILADPFSQTFAFNGGNFSTRGFRAVAQRQFSSALTATLDYSYGGVLALENPGALQSGAPQNPFDTIRRHAIAAKLTGKVPHCNTTWIASYKMTDGRALTPVDAFNVSAGQTDPYLNVFIRQPLPSLSFLPGQMEALIDVRNLLAEGYVPVMGQDGRTLYLVQSARSIRGGLAFSF, encoded by the coding sequence ATGCATCACAAGATGAGATTGGTTCCACTTCTGGTGATCGTGTGGAGCATGACGGCTTCCGCTCTTCCTCGTGAGGGAAGCATTGCCGGAACTGTGCGCAACTCAAGCGGTGTCCCGCAAATGGGCGCTACCGTCGAGATATTGGCCGGCGCCGTGCCGGCGATGACGGTATTTACAGACGATCACGGCCGTTATGCTGCGTCTCAGCTTCCACCCGGAAATTACCAGGTCAAAGTTACCGATGCTTCGTTTCTTCCTTCCTTGCGCGAAAATGTAATCTTGCACTCCGGGGCAAAGCTGATCATCAATATCACGCTCAATACGCTGTTTGAGGCTATTGCCACCCTCCCGGTGCGCACCCGCACCAGCCAGGATGATGACGACTGGAAGTGGACGCTGCGCTCAACCGCCAACCGTCCTATCCTGCGCGTGTTTGACGACGGACCGCTCGTGGTGGTTTCCAAATCGGGAAATCAGAATGATCGCGTGCTCAAAGCGCGCGTGGCTTTTGTAGCGGGCGCTTCCAATGACGGCCTGGGCAGCGCCGCGGATGAGGCTACCTCTTTCAGAGTAGAAAAATCCATCTTTTCCAATGGGACCTTGACGTTCAATGGCAATATGGGAAGGGCGGCAAATTGGAACTCTTCACCCACCGTGCTGCATGCCTCCTACAAACATCAAACGGCGGATGGTCACGCTCCCGAGATATCTTTCACGATGAGACGCTTCGGTGTCGTGGATAGCGATGACCAGCAGGCTGCATTACAAGCGCTCGCGCTTACACTTTCCGACAGCATGCAGGTGATGGATTTTGCCGAAATCAGCTATGGCGCGGAGTACCAGACCATCCAGTACCTGGGCAAGAATGCCAGCTTCCGTCCTTTTGGCACCCTGGACGTGCATCTTTCACCCGATATGGTCGTGGAATATCGTTACGCGACTTCCATCCCCAATACGCGTGCGGCCAAGGGCTTTGACACTGCTCCAACGGATCTAAGCGAGTCAGGTCCGCGGATTACGGCAACCAATTTCACATCGCATCTCGAAGACGCCCGTCATCAGGAAATTTCAATTTCGCGCCGTTATGGAAAAAATCGTTTCCAGGTTGCGGCCTATTCCGACCGCATCAATAACACCGCACTTCTGGGTTTGGGAAACGCAGATAGCGCTCTGGGGGATGGCAACATCCTGGCTGATCCTTTCTCACAGACGTTTGCATTTAACGGCGGAAACTTCTCCACCCGCGGATTCCGGGCGGTGGCCCAGCGCCAGTTTTCTTCAGCATTGACAGCTACGCTCGATTATTCCTATGGCGGCGTACTGGCTCTGGAAAACCCGGGTGCGCTCCAATCGGGAGCGCCTCAGAATCCTTTCGATACGATTCGCCGCCATGCTATTGCCGCCAAGCTGACGGGCAAAGTACCTCATTGCAATACCACTTGGATTGCTTCCTATAAGATGACTGACGGCAGGGCTCTCACCCCAGTGGATGCATTCAACGTTTCCGCCGGGCAAACTGATCCTTATCTGAATGTTTTTATTCGTCAACCGCTGCCCAGCCTGAGTTTCCTTCCCGGACAGATGGAAGCCTTGATTGATGTCCGCAACTTGCTGGCCGAGGGTTACGTGCCCGTCATGGGACAAGATGGCCGCACACTGTATCTGGTACAGTCGGCCCGCTCCATACGCGGCGGACTGGCCTTCAGCTTCTAA